In Solea senegalensis isolate Sse05_10M linkage group LG6, IFAPA_SoseM_1, whole genome shotgun sequence, one genomic interval encodes:
- the LOC122770758 gene encoding CDGSH iron-sulfur domain-containing protein 3, mitochondrial-like has protein sequence MNRSSTLFTAVSSWRRFPVSSASTMQRRLMSSKPVAAARLPKRVKLTGGKRYAWCACGHSQKQPFCDGAHRTLAPDIAPLRFTPDKEGAVMLCACKQTKNAPYCDGSHFKVIFQDVVKSVKGVFK, from the exons ATGAACCGCAGCAGCACTTTGTTTACGGCAGTGAGCAGTTGGAGACGGTTTCCGGTCTCCTCCGCGTCCACG atgcagcgccgcctcatgTCCTCCAAGCCTGTCGCCGCCGCGCGGCTGCCCAAGAGAGTCAAGCTGACAGGTGGGAAACGCTACGCCTGGTGTGCCTGTGGACACAGTCAGAAGCAG cctTTCTGTGACGGTGCTCACAGGACGCTGGCTCCCGACATCGCCCCTCTGCGCTTCACTCCAGACAAAGAGGGCGCGGTCATGCTGTGCGCctgtaaacaaaccaaaaacgcGCCGTACTGTGACGGCTCGCACTTCAAGGTCATCTTCCAGGATGTGGTGAAGTCGGTGAAAGGTGTCTTTAAATGA